ATCGAGATGATGTAggtcaaaaaaaaaattgtcgaggcaaacaaacaaatATGTAGATAAACCCATTAATTAAACCACCTCACCGTACCGTAATTACAATGAAGTATATATCCAGCCCATACAAATGCAGGCTCAATATTATGATACAACAAAAGACCGACAAAGTTCCGCCTGAGGCAATTCATTCCGCCCCATTCAGGTGATTCAttccctcctctttcttccatCCTCGGTCTCATCCAGACAGCCAGGTCTTGGATGCTAGCAAGAGGCCTTCGCATCACGCCACAACCCCCAAAAGCGCGGAGCAGAACAACATGCCCAAGATCCCCAGCCCGGCCTTGTTGACGACCTGCTGAGCAGGCGCCGCATTATCCGAGTTCGTCGGTTCGGCGGCGTCCCCTGTCGCGGTCGCATCactgtcatcgtcgtcgtcactACCGGATGTCGAGCTGGGCACCGCCGCCGTAGCCGTCTCTGTCAAGTTACCGCCGCAGAAGACATCATTGTAGCTAGCGCCGTTGCTCTGAATGCAATCTAGCAGATCCTGGCCGGACTGTCCTTGCGCGAGACAATAAAAGCCGCAGTCATCATTGTAGTCTTCCACCTCCGCTACACCACAGCATTTCTCCATGATGGAAGAGTAGTTTCCAGAAGTCGAGCGGACGGCGCACGCGACGTCCTGCACGGGGATGATCCAGGCATTGCCCGTGCAGGTTGGCGTCGCCGCGGTCGAGGCGGAAGTGGAAGTACTGGTTGTAGCGGACATTTTGTTTGGTGGATGAATCTATAGATCAGGTAGATAGAGCGAGTGTGGAGCGAGTGCGGTCGAGATATGAGCGTGAGACAAGAGTGGATTGACGAGGTCTTCGTAGAGGTAGAGATGGGATAAAAGACTGATTAAAAATTCTGCGAGGGAATTGGGGAAAGGGTGAGATTTATGGGAAAGCAAGTCTGCCACAGGACGTGTCTCACGATTCTGCCCTGCCCCAGTGCCAGCCCGGTTCTATAATTATCCAAGACACTTGACCGCAGGGCCAATAACATTCAACCAAGACTCAATTCTGCCGAACCATTAAATCATAATTAGGACTTTGTTGGCCCAGCTGTGGTCGTAGCACAGCTGCGTGGCTGAGCGCCTATGGTTCACCCAGCTATACGAGCAGTCTCCATACCAAGGTATACAAGTATATTCCGGGGTATTACCGACAGCCTTGTAACTGGAGCCTTCTAGATGACTCGGGGATCCACTCTGCTTGAAAACTTGGACCCGTCTTTATTTCGATCATAATATGGCG
This sequence is a window from Aspergillus nidulans FGSC A4 chromosome IV. Protein-coding genes within it:
- a CDS encoding uncharacterized protein (transcript_id=CADANIAT00000309), producing the protein MSATTSTSTSASTAATPTCTGNAWIIPVQDVACAVRSTSGNYSSIMEKCCGVAEVEDYNDDCGFYCLAQGQSGQDLLDCIQSNGASYNDVFCGGNLTETATAAVPSSTSGSDDDDDSDATATGDAAEPTNSDNAAPAQQVVNKAGLGILGMLFCSALLGVVA